Proteins from a single region of Deltaproteobacteria bacterium:
- a CDS encoding GAF domain-containing protein, giving the protein MKEKVDILKTNEEISLKFGKIEENLASFLNVKDLFEKLIIQIQEEFRIPFVWISIISEPYLADVIQVLKSSRILKERLNIIDRAAFLQCIANSTKPILANNYMKPFYKLLPRNKKYFVKSLAIAPITLNSEIIGSINHGDFSNLRYQPGMDTSLLEKLASNISARLSNIMIAPQQETE; this is encoded by the coding sequence ATGAAAGAAAAGGTTGACATCCTGAAAACAAATGAAGAAATTTCCCTAAAATTCGGCAAGATTGAGGAAAATCTCGCCTCTTTCCTCAATGTGAAAGACCTTTTTGAAAAACTAATCATTCAGATCCAAGAGGAATTCAGAATTCCGTTTGTATGGATTTCAATTATCAGCGAACCCTATTTGGCCGACGTGATTCAGGTATTAAAATCCTCCCGAATTCTTAAGGAACGTTTAAACATCATAGACCGGGCAGCATTCTTACAATGCATCGCTAACAGCACAAAGCCGATACTCGCCAATAATTATATGAAACCCTTTTACAAACTACTGCCGCGTAATAAGAAATATTTTGTCAAATCCCTCGCCATTGCCCCGATAACCCTTAACAGTGAGATTATCGGCAGTATAAATCATGGCGATTTCTCCAACCTTCGCTACCAGCCGGGTATGGATACCAGCCTGCTTGAAAAACTTGCCTCGAATATCTCCGCTCGCCTGTCAAATATCATGATAGCACCACAGCAAGAGACGGAATAA
- the ptsP gene encoding phosphoenolpyruvate--protein phosphotransferase, whose product MRIQAFKERGISIIEDVGRSITNSSGPAETLYEIAKLIADRFYVDVCSIYIFDGERNCLSLAATFGLSEGSVGKIYMSLNEGLTGLVIEEMKPVFVKNPARHPRYKYFEGSGEEKYHSFLGLPLVYHGETLGVLVIQTVEETAINDSDIRIFSMIASQIAGEAAYVNLLKDLKKPLEKTDGGAERFSALQRGRALPVVKKDLLKGIPVSAGFGEGHAHYLRESIGFSDIYFHEADDVDHELSRFDHALKRSDAQIERLNTDVKSELSQGDKNIFHTYLMYFRDVGLKNKVTAYIKQQKYAAEYALKEVILDYVRVFSKMEDPYLRERGFDIENVGRRILKNLLGLEDDEPGRFIKKTIIIASSISPGELIMLRQENLKGIILSKGGETSHVAILAKSFEIPMVIISRVMLREIRENDVLIVDGTSGLIFHKPSEIIIREYQRLEDEKSQQGERLETLRQLKPQTLDGFEVKLGANIGLLSDFELVEKYGADHIGLYRTEFPFLVRERFPSEDEQVDIYRRVLEAAKGKAVTIRTLDVGGDKFLSYLDYPREDNPYLGWRSIRVSLELRDVFREQIRAILKASAFGSLRILFPMISSVREIKDTLSILNEEKERLRERNVPFDDAIKAGLLLEVPAAAVILEKLLRYVDFVSVGTNDLVQFVLAVDRNNQKVAPIYNPLHPAVISTILNIVSVCKEKNKPVVICGEAAANPKCAYLYIGMGIGQLSMNAPSVPMIKHMIRKIEQDDAKEVLRRVLLMDDADEIEDFMDYVISPVLKEGIE is encoded by the coding sequence ATGAGGATACAGGCATTTAAAGAAAGAGGCATATCGATCATCGAAGATGTGGGGAGGAGCATCACTAATTCAAGCGGTCCGGCAGAGACACTTTACGAGATTGCCAAACTTATTGCCGACAGATTTTATGTTGATGTCTGTTCTATTTACATATTCGATGGAGAGAGAAATTGCCTGTCGCTGGCGGCAACGTTCGGTTTAAGCGAAGGATCAGTCGGCAAAATATATATGAGCCTCAATGAGGGCTTGACGGGTCTCGTCATCGAAGAGATGAAGCCCGTTTTTGTTAAAAATCCTGCACGTCATCCACGATACAAGTATTTCGAAGGCAGCGGCGAAGAAAAGTATCATAGTTTTTTAGGTCTTCCCCTTGTATACCATGGTGAAACCCTCGGAGTTTTAGTTATTCAAACAGTGGAGGAAACGGCTATAAATGATTCGGACATTCGCATATTTTCAATGATTGCCTCTCAAATAGCGGGAGAGGCGGCTTATGTAAATCTATTGAAAGATCTGAAAAAACCGCTTGAGAAAACTGATGGGGGAGCGGAGAGGTTTTCAGCCTTACAAAGGGGAAGGGCATTGCCCGTAGTGAAGAAGGATCTCTTAAAAGGGATTCCAGTATCTGCCGGATTCGGGGAGGGACATGCCCATTACCTTCGGGAGTCGATCGGATTTTCTGACATTTATTTTCATGAAGCCGATGATGTGGATCATGAGCTCAGCAGGTTTGATCATGCCCTAAAACGGTCCGATGCACAGATCGAGAGACTGAACACTGACGTGAAATCTGAACTATCTCAAGGAGATAAAAATATTTTCCATACATATCTGATGTATTTCCGTGACGTTGGCTTGAAAAACAAAGTCACTGCTTATATTAAACAGCAGAAATATGCAGCCGAATATGCCTTAAAAGAGGTCATTTTGGACTATGTGAGGGTGTTTTCCAAGATGGAGGATCCCTATCTACGGGAAAGGGGTTTTGATATAGAAAACGTAGGGAGACGTATATTAAAAAATCTCCTTGGCCTTGAAGATGATGAACCCGGGAGATTTATAAAAAAAACTATCATAATTGCTTCCAGCATATCTCCCGGTGAACTCATCATGCTCCGGCAAGAGAACCTTAAAGGTATCATCCTGTCAAAAGGTGGTGAGACATCCCATGTGGCGATACTCGCAAAGTCCTTTGAAATACCTATGGTCATTATTTCCAGGGTGATGCTCAGAGAGATTCGGGAGAACGATGTATTGATTGTCGATGGTACATCGGGTCTTATCTTTCACAAACCCTCAGAAATCATCATCCGGGAATATCAGCGACTAGAAGATGAAAAATCACAACAGGGTGAAAGACTTGAAACCCTTAGGCAGTTAAAGCCTCAAACACTGGATGGATTTGAAGTCAAGCTCGGTGCAAACATCGGTCTTTTATCAGATTTTGAACTTGTTGAAAAATACGGGGCGGACCATATCGGTCTTTACAGGACAGAATTTCCCTTTCTGGTGAGAGAACGTTTTCCCTCTGAAGATGAGCAGGTGGACATTTACCGTCGGGTACTTGAGGCGGCCAAGGGGAAAGCGGTCACCATTCGTACCCTTGATGTGGGTGGTGACAAATTTCTGTCTTACCTGGACTATCCCAGGGAGGATAATCCCTATTTAGGCTGGAGATCCATCAGGGTGTCACTTGAACTGAGAGATGTTTTCAGGGAACAGATACGGGCCATTTTGAAGGCATCAGCCTTCGGCTCTTTAAGGATACTGTTTCCCATGATTTCCTCAGTCAGAGAAATAAAAGATACTCTGTCGATTTTAAACGAGGAAAAGGAGCGTCTGCGAGAAAGAAACGTTCCGTTTGATGATGCAATCAAAGCGGGTCTCCTTCTTGAAGTGCCGGCAGCCGCCGTAATTTTAGAAAAGCTGCTTCGATATGTCGATTTCGTCAGTGTGGGAACCAACGATCTGGTCCAGTTTGTTCTTGCTGTGGATAGAAATAATCAAAAAGTGGCGCCGATATATAACCCTCTCCATCCCGCCGTGATTTCCACCATTTTAAACATTGTTTCGGTTTGTAAGGAAAAGAATAAGCCTGTGGTTATTTGCGGTGAAGCAGCGGCAAATCCGAAATGCGCCTATCTCTACATAGGAATGGGTATCGGTCAGTTGAGTATGAATGCACCATCAGTGCCGATGATAAAGCATATGATCAGGAAGATAGAGCAGGACGATGCAAAGGAGGTCTTAAGGCGCGTATTGTTGATGGATGATGCTGATGAAATAGAGGATTTCATGGATTATGTCATTTCCCCGGTATTGAAAGAAGGTATTGAATAA